A DNA window from Molothrus ater isolate BHLD 08-10-18 breed brown headed cowbird chromosome 2, BPBGC_Mater_1.1, whole genome shotgun sequence contains the following coding sequences:
- the CBY2 gene encoding protein chibby homolog 2 — MRLGEINQHGGGRRAVSAFDQRNQSMQHTEPETDCITPRVKPRGEMFVFIDGKWVSDIYCQPPFSSHQKLLSKKAQNEWSIWEENRALWQENQVLWINNRMLWKENKALQYLQSQNKSVQVIYTDAIQQSLKNKNKTFPLFQERSTGFQLSLGNKALQAVQEKNKTFEDFQQENKALTWKGQKAITVHEESKDACSDLQKNIDTIAAVEKGNPGPVAQQKHEGKRKSTTPTQNKIESAPSMPGEHEILRALQDLCELLHTFLKMSHPPGEKQCCHNLYDVNRSFQEDYNKLKLQLNAVKNSVSDIRAQMDMLEKEIVAITSPMYEEAGQKLETERQLGDM; from the coding sequence AAGGGCCGTGTCTGCCTTTGATCAGAGGAACCAGAgcatgcagcacacagagcctgaGACAGACTGCATCACGCCTCGGGTGAAGCCAAGGGGTGAGATGTTTGTCTTTATTGATGGGAAATGGGTGAGTGACATCTACTGCCAGCCACCCTTTTCTTCACACCAGAAACTCCTTAGCAAGAAGGCACAGAATGAGTGGAGCATCTGGGAGGAGAACAGAGCACTCTGGCAGGAAAACCAGGTCCTCTGGATCAATAACAGgatgctctggaaagaaaacaaggcCCTACAATATCTCCAGTCACAGAACAAATCTGTCCAGGTAATTTACACTGATGCTATTCAGCAAAGCCTCAAGAACAAAAATAAGACATTTCCACTCTTCCAAGAGAGGAGCACAGGCtttcagctcagcctgggcaacaaagctctccaggcagtccaggaaaagaataaaacctTTGAGGATTTCCAGCAGGAGAATAAAGCGCTTACCTGGAAAGGCCAAAAAGCCATCACAGTCCATGAAGAGAGCAAAGATGCCTGCTCAGATCTTCAGAAGAACATTGACACCATTGCAGCTGTGGAAAAGGGTAACCCTGGCCCAGTCGCCCAGCAGAAACATGAAGGTAAAAGGAAGAGCACTACTCCAACTCAGAATAAGATTGAGTCTGCCCCAAGTATGCCAGGAGAGCATGAAATCCTCCGGGCTCTCCAGGACTTATGTGAGCTCCTCCACACCTTCCTGAAAATGAGCCATCCTCCTGGGGAGAAACAGTGCTGTCACAATCTCTATGACGTGAACAGATCCTTCCAAGAGGATTACAATAAACTGAAGCTGCAGCTGAATGCTGTGAAAAACTCTGTGTCAGACATTAGAGCTCAAATGGATATGCTGGAAAAGGAGATTGTTGCCATTACTTCCCCAATGTATGAGGAAGCAGGACAGAAGCTGGAAACTGA